A genomic segment from Torulaspora delbrueckii CBS 1146 chromosome 3, complete genome encodes:
- the NRD1 gene encoding Nrd1 complex RNA-binding subunit (similar to Saccharomyces cerevisiae NRD1 (YNL251C); ancestral locus Anc_1.109) yields MSAEDHQSFVATLESFRELKSGISGSRIKKLTAYALEHVEDEEQIISLIINYSKTCSDSHKLGSLYIIDSIGRAYLDEARANDDYIKPTAKKGTCAHAVYTLGESIQELLTSAISKSNEDHREKIRTLIDIWDRAGLFQKGYLNAIRGTCFSMDVNNEDVQSSNSAEFQLSNDPKERCLQILHDLQPLSFVPSVKLPQTLSSDDVAEQRTALFQVLVNIQQQCHQQQHLQSQFQQVQQVQQVQQQATQAYAPAARQGHVTTEYGSRRQREREREGERYSSRRNRSRSPPRRDAHQGSTGHQHSNSNGPLGTNNHHLYPDELNVPSNAHYRPKPVSFESNLPPDHIKVFSRTLFVGGVPMNMKEWDIANVLRPFAEVQSVILNNARKHAFVKVYSRREAENVLLNFNKDGSSPLRTRWGVGFGPRDCCDYQHGFSVIPLHRLTDADKKWCVHAQWGGTGGQPLQGGVVFEEPDIIVGEGVSSKAISQKMPTDSGRNGPRSGKSTKTSVSSPSMPGYATNQIASPGQMYSQMQQPYPPQQAAPQQAAPPYGQPPVAAPMAGYTQPPQQQQPFDATAQLNSLMSMLNQQQN; encoded by the coding sequence ATGAGTGCAGAGGATCATCAAAGCTTTGTAGCCACCTTGGAATCCTTCAGGGAGTTGAAATCTGGTATATCCGGATCACgtatcaagaaactgacCGCCTATGCACTTGAACacgttgaagatgaagaacaaataatctctttgatcattAACTATTCCAAGACTTGTTCGGACTCCCACAAGCTGGGTTCTTTGTACATCATCGATTCGATTGGTAGGGCGTATTTGGACGAAGCCAGGGCCAACGACGACTATATCAAGCCAACCGCTAAGAAGGGTACTTGTGCTCACGCGGTTTATACACTTGGTGAATCTATACAGGAACTCTTGACAAGCGCAATCTCCAAGAGTAATGAAGATCACAGAGAAAAGATTCGTACCCTGATAGACATCTGGGACAGAGCTGGCCTTTTCCAGAAGGGCTATTTAAATGCGATCAGGGGCACCTGCTTTTCCATGGACGTAAACAATGAAGATGTTCAGTCTTCCAATAGCGCGGAATTCCAACTCTCGAACGATCCTAAGGAGAGATGCTTGCAAATTTTACATGACTTGCAACCATTAAGTTTTGTTCCCAGTGTAAAACTGCCGCAAACGTTGTCTTCTGATGATGTTGCTGAACAACGAACAGCTCtatttcaagttcttgtaaacATTCAACAGCAGTGCCATCAACAGCAACATTTGCAATCCcagtttcaacaagttcaacaagttcaacaagttcaacaacAAGCTACACAAGCGTATGCACCAGCAGCTCGTCAAGGTCATGTTACCACGGAATATGGAAGTAGACGCCAACGTGAACGTGAACGGGAGGGCGAAAGATACTCGTCAAGGAGGAATAGATCCAGATCGCCACCGAGAAGAGATGCGCATCAGGGGAGCACCGGTCATCAACATAGTAACTCGAATGGTCCATTGGGAACAAATAACCATCATTTATATCCAGACGAGCTAAATGTACCATCCAACGCGCACTACAGACCAAAGCCTGTTAGTTTTGAGTCCAACCTACCGCCAGACCATATTAAAGTCTTTAGTCGTACCTTATTTGTTGGTGGTGTGCCAATGAACATGAAAGAATGGGACATTGCCAACGTTCTTAGACCATTTGCAGAAGTGCAAAGTGTTATCCTAAACAATGCAAGAAAACATGCGTTTGTGAAAGTTTACTCTAGAAGAGAAGCTGAAAATGTACTATTAAATTTCAATAAGGATGGTTCCTCACCACTAAGAACTCGTTGGGGTGTTGGTTTTGGTCCAAGAGACTGCTGCGATTATCAGCATGGATTTAGCGTCATTCCACTACATCGTTTAACCGACGCAGATAAGAAATGGTGTGTTCATGCTCAATGGGGTGGTACTGGAGGTCAACCTCTGCAAGGTGGTGTTGTGTTCGAAGAACCGGATATAATAGTCGGCGAAGGTGTATCTTCAAAGGCTATTTCGCAGAAGATGCCCACCGATTCAGGCAGAAATGGTCCAAGATCGGGCAAATCTACTAAGACTAGCGTATCGTCGCCTTCAATGCCTGGGTACGCTACAAACCAAATCGCATCACCTGGTCAAATGTACTCTCAAATGCAGCAACCATATCCTCCACAGCAAGCAGCTCCCCAGCAGGCAGCTCCACCATACGGTCAACCGCCAGTTGCTGCCCCAATGGCAGGTTACACTCAACCGCctcagcaacaacaaccatTCGACGCGACTGCACAACTAAACTCGCTGATGAGTATGCTAAATCAGCAACAAAACTAA
- the MRPL17 gene encoding mitochondrial 54S ribosomal protein mL46 (similar to Saccharomyces cerevisiae MRPL17 (YNL252C); ancestral locus Anc_1.108), giving the protein MLTLSRSMATAAKGSSSRAISAGLILSRIPIVTPELTKLESQYYEYQAALRERLMWTFPHYFYFKRGTLAERRFLLAQKGPISKQPGVWFPQGVPDIKHNRERSKKQEVNLPKQEREEAVGSQPDADISRPIAPNSRVTQADKTNDLSSLERKLSRTLYLLVKNKEGSWTFPSFPVEGKPLHTRAEEGLRELGGVNMNTWTVSNTPAAALKKSDGSHEFLIKSHILAGKFDLQDNKTLADFAWLTKEEVQERVEANYYNEVGFLLADN; this is encoded by the coding sequence ATGTTGACTCTTAGTAGGAGTATGGCCACAGCGGCCAAGGGTTCCTCGAGTAGAGCGATATCCGCGGGTCTGATACTGTCGAGAATTCCTATTGTGACACCGGAATTGACGAAACTCGAAAGTCAATATTATGAGTACCAGGCAGCTCTAAGGGAACGCCTGATGTGGACTTTCCCCCATTATTTCTATTTCAAGAGAGGTACTTTAGCAGAGCGCCGTTTTTTGCTGGCTCAAAAGGGCCCAATCAGTAAGCAACCGGGCGTATGGTTCCCACAAGGTGTTCCAGATATCAAGCATAACAGAGAGAGAAGTAAGAAGCAGGAGGTTAATCTGCCCAAGCAGGAAAGAGAGGAAGCTGTGGGTTCACAACCAGATGCTGACATATCCAGGCCGATTGCGCCAAATTCTAGAGTTACACAAGCTGATAAGACGAATGATCTATCCAGTCTAGAGAGAAAATTGAGCAGGACTCTGTATTTGCTAgtcaagaacaaggaagGGTCCTGGACGTTCCCATCGTTTCCGGTGGAGGGCAAACCATTGCATACTAGAGCAGAGGAAGGACTCAGAGAGTTGGGCGGTGTTAACATGAACACATGGACTGTATCCAACACACCAGCagctgctttgaaaaagagtGATGGGTCTCACGAGTTTCTGATCAAGAGCCATATCTTGGCCGGTAAATTCGATTTACAGGATAATAAGACTTTGGCTGATTTTGCATGGCtaaccaaagaagaagtgcAAGAGCGTGTTGAAGCCAACTATTATAACGAGGTAGGGTTCCTATTGGCCGACAACTAA
- the TEX1 gene encoding Tex1p (similar to Saccharomyces cerevisiae TEX1 (YNL253W); ancestral locus Anc_1.107), with product MATVKTDDTGLLQQRYMTPELATAVTEKLLTGLMNKSQTEEIQDDRYALVVSRNQSRFLSSLGEDPVLSLEINPSGKSVAYSRADGSLTIWLITGPSFARSKKIYITEVAGPDKCVSSLSWNCDEINQFATVFNSSEIFIWAIDERKKNASKVRTLSVGAKVKLSKCLYDPTGRWLVTLAKSDELHLFDVKKDFELQTVLELNQIIPDDSIQSVNWNNLGSHLFLGLKSGRLAVLEVGETFKLCICLQAQQGAITSVAVDPWGRFMVTGSTDGTCAVWDLSSMCCSLLIADVNSSVVSLDIDHSGKVLAICTEKGELQLRDIDTGKPLLEHQAKLGGPDIVAKFYPDKAWMISSVKGDLLQNHSTPSTYDSLTGLWKVEYEKAITGSRIKAPANKPVRKIKIIVMKETVSQNGTSPGMGGFLVGDELLS from the coding sequence ATGGCTACGGTGAAGACTGATGACACAGGGCTATTACAGCAAAGATATATGACCCCGGAGTTGGCGACCGCAGTAACTGAGAAGCTGTTGACTGGTCTGATGAACAAAAGTCAAACCGAAGAGATTCAAGATGATAGATATGCACTTGTGGTATCGAGAAACCAATCTAGATTCCTCTCATCTCTAGGCGAGGATCCagttctttctttggagatAAACCCTTCAGGAAAATCTGTAGCATATAGTCGAGCAGACGGTTCCTTGACCATTTGGCTCATAACAGGACCTTCGTTTGCCCGCTCCAAGAAAATTTACATTACTGAAGTTGCAGGGCCTGATAAATGTGTGAGCTCACTGTCGTGGAACtgcgatgagatcaatCAGTTTGCTACGGTTTTCAATAGCTCTGAGATTTTTATATGGGCTATTGACGAGAGGAAGAAAAACGCTTCCAAGGTCAGAACGTTATCTGTGGGGGCTAAGGTGAAGCTATCGAAGTGTTTATATGACCCGACGGGAAGATGGCTTGTTACATTGGCAAAATCCGACGAATTACATCTTTTtgatgtcaagaaagatttcgAACTGCAGACGGTGCTTGAACTAAATCAAATTATCCCAGATGACTCGATACAATCTGTGAATTGGAACAACTTGGGTTCCCACCTTTTTCTAGGTCTAAAGAGTGGAAGATTAGCTGTGCTCGAAGTTGGAGAGACCTTTAAGCTATGTATCTGTCTGCAGGCTCAACAAGGTGCGATAACATCAGTAGCTGTTGATCCCTGGGGTAGGTTTATGGTTACTGGAAGTACTGATGGAACTTGCGCCGTCTGGGATTTGTCCTCAATGTGTTGTTCGTTGCTGATAGCCGACGTAAACTCTTCAGTTGTCTCACTAGACATTGATCACTCAGGAAAAGTACTAGCAATATGCACTGAGAAGGGAGAGCTACAATTAAGAGATATAGATACGGGGAAACCACTTTTGGAGCATCAAGCAAAACTTGGCGGGCCAGATATCGTTGCAAAATTCTACCCAGATAAGGCatggatgatttcatcagtTAAAGGAGATCTCTTACAAAACCATTCAACCCCAAGTACATATGACAGTCTTACAGGTCTCTGGAAAGTTGAATATGAGAAAGCCATTACTGGTTCACGTATCAAAGCCCCTGCAAATAAACCAGTTaggaaaatcaaaatcatAGTCATGAAAGAAACCGTATCACAAAACGGGACCAGCCCAGGAATGGGAGGTTTTCTGGTAGGCGATGAATTGTTGTCATGA
- the RTC4 gene encoding Rtc4p (similar to Saccharomyces cerevisiae YNL254C; ancestral locus Anc_1.106), with protein sequence MKGENAHQRKRKLVYATSRNSDRNLDVLKRRRPPVLDQSDIQDEPLSDEERGDTPLSQIGGPCTLIRLPSLTSVGLAGDNDPGSNSDDSTSNKLPETVKLRQSVDPGEIKRVKEENVRDSQEFIKNVKYDDAIEDVLVEIEQRSSSRQDSDDKTHKLVVRKDYTKKYKLPPILYLSDLIERIQPFLSIVEAMYKHKVQSPYKFEATAVSEASNSAVLSLSEFRSMDINKIVAGYYGLRRQLCVGEEILKHYKQFLLKRQGKTMNWWGVADFANYVLAPEVLASLCISEMNLGDDIYDPATRENAYDIFRNTVEFGLVVADTDPLESWEVHVEK encoded by the coding sequence ATGAAGGGGGAGAACGCTCACCAGAGGAAAAGGAAACTTGTGTATGCTACGAGTAGGAATTCGGATCGCAACCTAGATGTTTTGAAACGCAGAAGACCGCCGGTGCTAGATCAGAGCGATATACAGGATGAACCTTTGTCTGACGAAGAAAGAGGCGACACACCGTTAAGCCAGATTGGAGGACCTTGCACTTTGATACGTTTGCCGTCTCTAACCAGCGTGGGATTAGCTGGTGATAATGATCCTGGATCGAACAGCGATGATAGTACGTCTAACAAGCTCCCAGAAACTGTGAAGCTTCGACAGAGTGTGGATCCCGGAGAAATCAAGAGAGTTAAGGAAGAAAACGTTCGTGACTCACAGgagttcatcaaaaatgtgaAATATGACGACGCAATAGAAGATGTACTAGTCGAAATAGAACAAAGATCTAGTTCACGACAGGATTCTGACGATAAGACTCACAAGTTAGTAGTACGGAAGGATTACACCAAAAAATATAAATTGCCACCAATACTTTACCTCTCTGATTTGATCGAAAGGATCCAACCATTTTTATCGATAGTCGAAGCCATGTACAAACACAAGGTGCAATCACCTTACAAATTCGAAGCTACAGCCGTGTCAGAAGCATCCAACAGCGCCGTTCTATCGCTCAGTGAGTTCAGATCAATGGATATAAACAAAATAGTGGCAGGCTATTATGGACTAAGGAGACAATTATGCGTTGGCGAAGAGATCTTAAAGCACTACAAGCAATTCCTGCTCAAGCGACAAGGGAAAACCATGAATTGGTGGGGTGTGGCCGATTTTGCAAATTACGTGCTTGCTCCAGAAGTTTTGGCATCACTTTGCATCTCGGAGATGAACCTAGGAGACGACATCTACGATCCAGCCACTAGGGAGAATGCCTACGATATATTCCGCAACACGGTAGAGTTTGGTCTAGTAGTGGCCGACACAGACCCACTAGAGAGCTGGGAAGTGCACGTCGAGAAATAG
- the GIS2 gene encoding mRNA-binding translational activator GIS2 (similar to Saccharomyces cerevisiae GIS2 (YNL255C); ancestral locus Anc_1.105), producing MSQKACYVCGKIGHLAEECDSERLCYNCNQPGHVQSDCTLPRTVEHKQCYNCGETGHVKTECAIQRCYNCNQTGHISRECTEEKKYPPSSSSRSSKVSCYRCGGPNHMAKDCLQSGSKCYSCGTFGHLSKDCPSGPGEKICYNCNETGHISRDCPVN from the coding sequence ATGTCGCAGAAGGCTTGTTACGTGTGTGGGAAGATCGGCCATTTGGCTGAAGAGTGTGATTCCGAGAGATTATGTTACAACTGTAACCAACCTGGTCATGTCCAGTCGGACTGCACTTTGCCAAGAACTGTGGAACATAAACAGTGTTACAACTGTGGTGAGACTGGTCATGTCAAGACTGAGTGTGCCATCCAACGTTGTTACAACTGTAACCAGACTGGCCACATTTCAAGAGAATGTACCGAGGAGAAAAAATACCCTCCATccagttcatcaagaagttcTAAGGTCTCTTGTTACAGATGTGGTGGTCCAAACCACATGGCAAAGGACTGCTTGCAAAGCGGTTCTAAATGTTACTCCTGTGGTACTTTTGGTCATTTGTCCAAGGACTGCCCAAGTGGACCAGGCGAAAAAATCTGTTACAACTGTAACGAGACCGGGCACATTTCTAGAGACTGTccagtcaattga